The Amycolatopsis coloradensis sequence GCGGGCTGGATCGCCGAACTCGACGGCGAGCGCGTCGGCAGCATCTTCTGCATGCCCGCCGAAGACGGCACCACCGCGAAACTGCGGATGCTGCTCCTGGAACCGGCCGCGCGGGGACGGGGCGTAGGGAAACGCCTGGTCGCCGAATGCGTCGAGTTCGCGAGGGCATCCGGCTACACGGCGATGGAGCTCTGGACGGTCTCGCTGCTGGACGCGGCGCGGGCGATCTATCGGAAGGCCGGCTTCCAGCTGGTGAGCGAAGAGACGATCACGGGCTTCGGTTACGAGCTGACCGGGCAGACCTGGCGGCTGGAGCTGTGAGGTGTTCGTCGTCTACTGCCCCACCTGCGACCGGCGAGCCGTGGTCGGGGTCGCCTCGATCGATTTCGTCGACGACCTGGCGCCGGGCATGATCTCCGTTTCCGGTCGCTGCCCGGACGGCCACTACGCCGTCCTCCTGACCGGGAAGGCCTTCGCGCCCCATGAGTCGTGCGGCAGCGGGAACCGCACGACCGGCTCTTCCGCTACTGATGTCGATTTGCCGCGGGCTCGTTCGTCTAGGGACCATCGATTCCCAGGGAGGACACCATGCCCCACTACATCGGATTCATCCGTTCCACGACGGACTCGCACGACCACCTCGGCCCCGATGAGGCGCAACGCGTGCTCGAGAGCTATCTGGCCTGGGCGGACGAACGCACCAAGGAGGGCAGCTTCGTCGGTGGCGGCGGGCTGTCGAGGAGCGGCCGGGTGCTGCGCGCTTCCGGCGGCGAGGTGGGCGCGACCGACGGGCCGCACACCGAGGCCACCGAGATCGTCGGCGGCTATCAGGTGATCGAGGCCGCGGACCTCGATCAGGCGGAGAAGATCTTCGCGACGCATCCGCATCTGGCGTTCGGGCCGATCGAGGTGCGCAAGGTCGGCGAACGCGGTTGCGAGGACTGATGCCGAAGTTCGTGGGTCTGATGACCTTCCCGCAGAATTCCGAGCCCGTCGGTGAACGCCCGGCCGAGAACGGTATCGAGCGGTACTTCGCCTGGCAGGAGGAGTTGCGATCGTCCGGCAAGCTGGTCGCGGCCGCCGGGCTGGACCCGGAATCGCGGGTGGTGCGCGGCGGGACGATCACCGGCGGACCGTTCACCGAAGCCAGTGAGATCGTCGCCGGGTATCTCGTGGTCGAAGCCGCTGATCTCGACGAAGCGGCGAAGCTGTTCGAGACGCATCCGATCGCGGTGGACGGTGTCGGGATGTTCGTGGTCAGCGAGATCGCGCTCGAGCTCGACACTCCACGTGAAGAACACCTGAGCCGCTTCGGGCTGTCATGAGCCGCCCGGCCGGCGTGGTGGAGCATCTGTTCCGGCACAGTGCCGGGCGGATCGTCGCCACGCTGGCCAGGGCGCTCGGCCCCGAACGGCTGGACCTGGCCGAGGAGGCCGTCGCCGATGCGCTGGAACAGGCGCTGCGCACCTGGCCGCAGTGCGGGGTGCCGGACAACCCGCAGGGCTGGTTGTTCCGCGCCGCACGGAACCGGGCGATGGACGTCGTCCGGCGCGAGCAGACGTTGCGCGCCCTGCTGCCCCGGCTCGTGGAGCTCGACGGTCACGAAACCGGCCGTCGGGCGGATGACGAACTCGTGTTGATGCTGCTGTGCTGCCATCCCGCGCTGCCGACGGTCTCGCAGGTGGCGCTGACGTTGAAGACCGTCGGCGGGCTCGGCGTGAACGAGATCGCGGCGGCCCTGCTGACGAAACCGGCGACGGTGGCGCAGCGGCTCGTGCGGGCGAAGAAGTGGTTGCGGGAGTCGGGGAAGCCGCTCTCCCTGCCGGGGCCGGACGCGCTTGAGTCCAGAGTGGACAGTGTGCTGGCCGTGCTCTACCTGCTCTTCAACGAAGGTTACGACGCGACGACCGGCGAGGTCGCGGTGCGCGGCGAGCTGTGCGGGGAGGCGATCCGGCTGGGGCGGCTGCTGCTGGCCGAGCCGAAGACGGATTTGCCGAGGGTGCGGGCGCTGGTCGCGCTGATGCTGTTGCAGGGGAGCAGGCTGCCCGCGCGGGTCGACCGGGAGGGTGACCTGCTGCTGCTCGACGAGCAGGACCGGGACCGCTGGGACCACGCGATGATCGCCGAGGGGACGCGGCTGTTCGAGCGGGCGTGCACCGGGCCGGAGATGTCGGCGTACCACGTCGAGGCGGCGATCGCGCTGTGCCACAGCACCGCTTCGCCACCGGACTGGCGCCGGATCGTCGGCCTGTACGACGATCTGCTGGCGCTGCGGCCGTCACCGGTGGCCCGGCTGAACCGCGCGATCGCGCTTTCGATGGTGGATGGCGCCGTCGCCGGGATCGCCGAACTCGAAGCGATCGAGGCCGACCTGCCGGACTACACCCTGCTGCCCGCCGTCCTCGGCGCCCTGTGGCTGCGGGCCGGCGACCCGGCGCGAGCCGCGGAGCACTACCGGCGAGCGCTCGCGCTGCCCTGCTCGGAACCGCAACGCCGCTTCCTCACCCGACGCCTGACGGCCTGCGCGGCAGCTCTCTGACCAGGACTTTTCCTTGCTCCGCGCGTACCCCACCCCCCACCACTCCCAGGGGGGCGCGCCCCGCACCAGCGTATCGGGAGGGGGTGTCGCGGGGCGGGGTCCGGAGGGATTCGGGGGCGAGTTGTCCACAACGGCGGGTGGGTGTGGACAACTCGGTGCAGGGGCCGCGGGCAGCGGCGGACGGGATGCGAAGGCTTCCGAAAGCGGAGGCAGCGACGTCGAAGACATCCGCAGTTCACGCGGGCAGGGTTTTCTGGAGGAGTGAACTGGACGGCGTACGTCGACGGCTACTGCGAACGCCTCACCCCCGGCCTCTGGGGCGAGCCGCTCAACAGCCTCAGCAATCTCGCGTTCCTGATCGCGGCGATCGCGGTCTGGCGGCAGCCGAAGGGCCGTGTCTTCGCCGTCCTCATCGGGCTGGTGTTCCTCGGCAGCACGGCCTTCCACCTGCTCGCCACCCGCTGGTCCGCGGCCGCGGACACCGGCTTCATCCTGGTGTTCGTCCTGTACTACGCCGCCGTGTTCCCGCATCTGTTCTTCGGCGTCCGCCGCGCACTGTCGTGGCTCGGCATCCCCGTGTTCCTCGCCTTCACCGCCGCCGTCGCGTCGCTGGGCGGCGGACTGTACCTCTCGGCGTTGATCGGGCTCGTGATCTTCGCGGTCGTTCTCAGGGGTGAACACCGCCGCAGGTTCGCCCTCGCCGCGGGCGTTTTCGGAGTGTCCCTTTCGTTTCGCACGGCCGACCACACGGTCTGCGGGAACTTCCCCGCCGGAACGCACTTCCTGTGGCACCTGCTGAACGGGCTCGTCCTCTACCTGGCATCGACCGCGGCCGTGAAAAGGGCCGCGTCCCGGCAGGACGCGGCCCCTTCGATCAGCGGTGACTAGTGGACGCCGATTTCGCGGAGATCCTTGTCGTGCTCGTCGGCGTGGTAGTCCTCGGCCTCGGTGTCGTCCGTGCCGTTGAAGACCTTCAACTGCCGAGCGATCACCGTGAAGATCACGGCGATCAGCAGGTTCGCGATCAGCGCCACGAAACCGACGTAGATCTGCACCGGCGAACCGCTGAACGGGTGCCAGCCGAAGATCGACAGATCGCCGAGCTTCAGCGCCGAGCCACCGAAGTGCGCCTTACCGGTCGCCGGGTTGGGGATGTTGTAGAGCATGACCAGGCCCCAGCCGATGCCGACCACCCAGCCGGCGATCAGGCCCCACCGGTGGAACCACCGCGTGTAGAGCGAGATCGCGACCGCGGGCAGCGTCTGCAGGATCAGCACGCCGCCGATGAGCTGCAGGTCGATCGAGAACTGCGGGTCGATGAACAGGATGAACGCCACCGCGCCGAACTTCACGATCAGCGAAGCGAGCTTGGCCTGCTTCGCTTCCTCACCCGGCGTCGCGTTCTTCTTGATGTACTCCTTGTAGATGTTGCGGGTCCACAGGTTGGCCGCCGCGATCGACATGATCGCCGCGGGCACCAGCGCGCCGATGCCGATCGCGGCGAACGCGATCCCGGCGAACCACGACGAGAACTGCGTGTCGAACAGCACCGGGACGACGGTGTTCGTGTCGGGCTTGCCGGTCGCGTTGTTGGTGATCGGCGAGACCGACGCGCTGATCGCGACGTAGCCGAGCAGCGCCAGCAGGCCCAGGACCAGCGAGTACGCCGGGAGCGCGACCATGTTCCGCTTGATCACGCTGCGGCCGCGCGAGGCGAGCACGCTGGTGAGCGAGTGCGGGTACAGGAACAGCGCGAGCGCCGAACCGAGCGCCAGCGTGGCGTACTGCAACTGGTTGTTGGCGTTGAGCAGGATGCCGTCCGCCTGCGACGGCGTCTTGTCGAACTTCGCGTCGGCCGCGTCGAAGATCGCCGACCAGCCGCCGAGCTTCGAGGGCAGGTAGATGATCGCCACGATGATCACGAGGTAGATCAGGATGTCCTTGACGAACGCGATCAGCGCGGGCGCGCGAAGACCCGACTGGTAGGTGTAGACCGCCAGGATGATGAAGGCGACCAGCAGCGGCAGGTGGCCGACGATGCCGGAGCCGTTGATGCCCATCGTCCGCAGCACCGCTTCGAGGCCGACGAGCTGCAGCGCGATGTACGGCATCGTCGCGATGATGCCGGTGATCGCGATCAGCAGCGCCAGCGTCGGCGAGCCGAACCGGCCGCGGACGAAGTCGGCGGGCGTGACGTAGCCGCGGACGCGCGAGACCGACCACATGCGCAGCGCCGGCATCAACACGATCGGGTAGACGATGATCGTGTACGGCAGCGCGAACAGGCCCATCGCGCCGGCGCTGAACATCAGCGCGGGGACGGCGACGAACGTGTAGGCCGTGTAGAGGTCACCGCCGAGCAGGAACCAGGTGATCCACGAGCCGAACTTGCGGCCGCCGAGACCCCACTCGTCCAGGTGGTCGAGGGTGTTGCCGGCCTTCCAGCGCGACGCGACGAAGCCGAGCACGGTGACCACCGCGAAGAGGATCGTGAAGATGATCAGCTCTGGCCATTGGATGTTGGTCACTTGACGTCCCCCTCGTCGAGCTCGTCCACGGACAGCCGATCGGGACGCTCACTGGTCGGCTTGTCCTTGGTCATCACGTAGACGATCCAGGTGCACACGACACCGACCACCACGAACACGAATTGGAACCAGTAGAAGAACGGCATCCCGAACAGCCGGGGACCGTCCGAATTGAACAAGGACGTGATCAGCACCAGCAACGGGATGATCAACAGGAGGTTCCAGGGGCTGAACTGAAAACCCCTCACCTTCCCGTCTGCCTTACCTGACGCCATCGGACCTCACCTAACGTTCCCGTACCCCCGGATGGTCCCGATGACCCTAGAACCTCTCCCCCGCCCGGGTCACGCGTGCCCGATATCGATTTGATCAGCGACGCCCCATACGACGAAGGGCGGTTGCCGTCGGGGTCCCCGGCGGATATCAATAGCCGCAAGTCGCGAACAGGAACTTCGCACGCAAGATCAAAGGGGCATCGGATGAAGAAACTCCGCTATGCGGTGGTGATCCCGGCTGTCGCCGGCACCATGCTGGCCGGGTTCACGCCTGCGTTCGCAGGGCCGGAGGCTGCCGGGCAGCAGCCGCTGAACTCCACCAACATTCCGGCGAAGTACGCGGACCAGAAGCTGGACTGGCACAAGTGCACCGCCAGTGAGCTGCCGTCCGCGCCGCCTCCGGGGGCCGAGAACATCGAGTGTGCGACCTACCGCGCGCCGCGTAACTGGTACAAGACGAACGAGAACATCGATCTGACGATCGCCGTCAGCCGCCTCGCCGCCACCAGCGGCAAGGCGACGGCCAGCGTCATCACGAACCCGGGTGGCCCCGGCGCTCCGGGCCGTAACTTCCCGGCCCGTCTGCGTAACCAGACGAAGCTGCGCGTGAACCAGGAGATCATCGGTCTCGACCCGCGCGGCACCGGCAAGAGCACGAACATCACCTGCGGCAACGCGATCGGCACCGGCTCGGACCTCGACCCGCGCGACCGCAGCCGGGCGAACCTCAACCTGATCCTGGACGCCACCAAGTACGCGGCGGACTCCTGCCAGGTGAAGTCCGGCGAGCTGGGCCCGCTCATCAACACCGCGCAGACCATCCGCGACATCGACCTGCTGCGTGTCCTGCTGGGCCGCGACAAGATCAACTGGGTCGGCTACTCGGCGGGCACCTGGATGGGCGCGCACTACGCGCAGCAGTTCCCCACCCGGACCGGGCGCTTCCTGCTCGACTCCGCGACCGAGTTCACCACCACCTGGCAGAACTCGTTCGACTGGCAGCCGCTCGGCTTCGAGCGCCGCTGGCGTCAGGACTTCCTGCCGTGGATCGGCAAGTACGACAAGGTCTACGGCTTCGGCAAGACCGGTGAAGCCGCGCGCCAGACCTACGAGAAGGTCCGCTTCGCGCTGACCCAGAACCCCGTCGAGGTGGACGGCGTCCCGGTCTCGGCCAACGCCCTCGACTCGACCATCGCGTCGTACCTCTACAGCAAGCGCAACTTCACGGCACTCGCCGACTACCTGGTCAACCTGAAGACGCTGACCGAGGGCTCCTCGACGCAGCAGCAGAAGGCCACGGCCGCGCAGAAGGTCAAGGCGGAGACGGTGGACGGTGACGGCGTCATCGGCCCGCAGCCGCTGTTCGTCCCGACCGACGGCGACTCCTACAACGCCAGCTTCTGGACCATCCCCTGCAACGAGGGCAAGTGGACCGGCAACCGGCAGAGCGTCATCCGCCAGTCGCAGAAGCTGATCGACCGTGATCTGCCGCTGCTCGGCGCGGGCTGGCTGATCCAGCCGTGCATCTTCTGGAAGAACAAGCCGGTCGACCTGCCGAAGCTCGACGGCCGCGGTGTCCCGCCGGTGCTGATCGTCCAGTCGGTGAACGACCCGGCGACCCCGCTCGAGGGCGCGACCCGTGCGCACCGCGCGTTCGCCGGCTCGCGGATGATCACCGTGACCGGTGAGGGTGACCACGGTATCTACGCCGGCGGCAACGCGGGTGTGGACAAGGTCGTGGAGGACTACCTCGTCGACGGCAAGGTGCCGAACGACCAGAGCCTCCCCGGACTCCCACTTCCGGTGCCCGCGGGCGCCTGAAGCCACTAGGGATTGTGGCCCCGTCGAGTTTCGGCTCGGCGGGGCCCTTTTCTTGGGGTTGTCCACGACCTGTGCACAGAGTTGTCCACAGGCTGGGGGTAACTCGGTGGGGTTGGTCGTGAGTGGCGATTCGGGTTAGGGCCAAGAGTGTCCTAAGTACCTACTGCAGGTGCACGGAATGGCGCTTTCGCGTGATCAGCTGGACGACACGCGTGATTGGATGGACGACACGCGTGATCCGGCGGACGGTTCGTGGCGTAGCCCCGGCCGCGGTCGTGTCGTCCATCCAGTCACGCGTGTCGTCCGCCCGATCACGTGACATCGCCGGTGCCGCACCCTGGCGAGTGGTAAGGACGGTAGAACCCGAATCGCCACTCACGACCAACCCGACCGGTATTAGTATTGGCGCCATGGTGCGAGTGCCGTTGACGGACGAGGAACGCGAACGCGGCGAGCGGCTGGGGCTGGCGCTCCGGGACGCGCGCGCGGCGTCGTCGCGGAGCATGGTCGAGGTCGCGGCCGAGGCCGGGATCTCGGTCGAGACGCTCCGGAAGATCGAGACCGGGCGGATCCCGACACCCGCCTTCTTCACGGTGATGGCGATCGCGGACGCCGTCGGGCTGCCGCTGGACGTGCTGCGAGCGGCAGCCGAGCACGGCACCTCACAGGTCGCCGAAGCGAGTTAGGGGCGCAGGGCGGCCAGGGTGTGTGCCCGGTCGTTCAGGTAGAGGAAGCCGTCGATCGGCAGGTCGAAGCTGTTCAGCAGGCTTTCCAGCGTGGCGTATTCGTCCACGCCCAGCCGCAGGTTCTCGTTCATCGCGTGCGCGACGAGGACATCGGCCAGTTCTTCCCACTCACCCGACCAGTGCAAGGTGCGGTAGAACGCCAGTACGTCCGGCGCGATCCGGCCGGAGATCTGGTCGAGCAGGCTGTCGCCGAAGAAGCTGATCCGGCCGGCGGCCAGGTCGGCGACGGTCGGGTTCGCAGGGTCGGCGGCGGTGTCGGGATTGCGGACCACACCGGGGCCTGCCACCGGATAACCCGTCTTGACGTTGCCGTTGTCCTCCACCAGCACGATCAGGTGCACGCCGTAGCGCTCGCCGGCGCAGCGCCAGCGGCCGTTGTGCAGTCTGACGCGGGGCTCGCTCGGATCGTTCGCGACGTCCTTGATGACCGCGATGATCTGCTCGTCGGTCCAGCCCGCGGGGAACTCGCTGGTCGCCCGCCGCCCCTTTCCCGGTGCGTGCCCGCCGCCCACTCGTGCTCCTTTCGTCGCATCGAGGGTAACCCGCGTTCGGAGTATTCGGATGAGCCGAAGGCGGGAACGGGTGACCTCAGGCGATCACGCTGAGCAAGACGGCACCGACGACGAGAACGTCGACTCCCCGCAGGGCCTGGAATCCGGCCGCTCCGCCGCTGACGTCGTAGTTCATCGGCGGCCGGGTCGCCGTCCGCGACGCGGCGACGACGGCGAGCGGGATCGCCAGCCACACCGGCCAGGCCGGGACCACGCCGAGCGTCAGCGTCACCAGGCCGAGCAGGAGCCCCCAGGCGAGGCCGAGCAGCGCGATCACCAGGCCGTTGACCAGCCGCAACTCCCAGTCGGACGCGCCGAGCCACCGCCTGCGGCCGGGGTTGCGCCACAGTTCGCCGAGCCCGCCGACGAACGGCACGAGCGCCGCGTACGCGCCGAGCGCGAACAGCGGCGCGACCGGGATGGCCGGAAAGGCCAGGTGCGCGACGCCGACCAGGCACGCGATCACCACACTGGCCGCCGCGTAGCGCATCCGGCCGAGCACCCCGGCCCACGCGAGCCGCAGCGTCGTCGGTCGCCGCAGCGACAACCACGGCACCGGCTTCGATTCCGGGATCAACAGCATGGGGTCCATGAAGACCGCGGCCATCGCCCGCAGGAGGCGCGCGTTCCAGCCGTCGACGAGTTCCTGACGCCCGGCCCCGGACATCGGCTCGCCACCGAAGGCCACCGCGACCGCCACCACGAACAACGCGACCGCCAGCACCTCGACGGCGATCGCGCCCCACCCCGCGACGGCGACCGCCAGGCCGGCCACGGCGAGCACGACCGGCGCGAGCGTTTCCCCGCGGATCGCCGTCCGCCGCGCGGTGACCGCCGCCAGGATCGCCCCGGACGCGGTCAGCGCCGACATCGCGATCCACACGTCCTTCGAGCCGCCGCCGATCGCGGTGACCAGCGCCCCGGTGTAACCGACCACCAGGACCAGGCCGAGCCAGAGCGTCCACATCCGCTTGACGACGACACGGCGCCGGTCGACGCGGGCGAAGTCCATCCATGTCAGCGCCGCCGGCTCGGCCCAGACGAAGCCTCGGCGCAGCAGGCCGCGCCAGAACATCGCGCACAGCACGATCAGCAGCCCGAACACCGCCGGGAAGTCCACAACGGACTGTCCAAAAAGGAAATCCCGGAGCTTCGGCAGGTTCTGGAAGGCGGTGAACAGTGCGCCGAAACCGAACAGTGCCAAGAAGGTCTGGTAGTCGCCGTTGAACAGGCCGCCGAATCGCTGTCGTCCGGGGACGTGCGTGGGCGCTTTCGTGGTCACCACAACTCAAGCGTGGAGTCGGCCGCTTCGAGCAGCGGGGGATGGTGCGTGGCCACGACGACGGCCGCCCCGGCCTCGGTCGACCGCTTGATCAACGACGTCAGCCACTCCTTCCCGGCGGCATCGAGCGCCCGCTCGGGCTCGTCGAGCAGCAGGACGTCGTGCGGCCGCGCCGTCGCACCGAGGAGCAACAGACGACGGCGTTGCCCGGCCGAGAACTTGCCCGCCGTGACCTTCGCGCGTTCCGATAGGCCCGCGTCCGCCAGAAGCGCGTCGAAATCGCCGAGATCGGTACCGAACGAGCCCTCCAGCAGTTCGAGATGCTGGAGCGGGGTCAGCTCGGCGAAGAAATCGGAATCGTCGAACAGCACGGAAACCTTGCGGCGGAAGGAAACATCGCGTTCGTCGGGCTTACCGCCCGCGACGACGACGCGGCCTCGCTGCGGGGTCTGCGTTCCGTACAGGCACCGGAGCAAGGTCGATTTCCCGACCCCGTTGGGGCCGACGATGACGGCACATTCGCCCGCCTCGACCTCGAAATCGAGTCCGTCGAACAGCCAGTGCTCCCCAGCCTGGACGCCGAGCCCGCGTACGTCGATCATTGGCCGCGCAACGACTCGATCACCGGTGCGAGCGCGTCCATGTTGTGCTCCAGCACGGTGAAATAGGTGAAACCGAATCGCTCGCGGTGGGCAAGGATCTGTTCGGCGATCTGCTCGTGGGTGCCGACGAGAGCCGTCGGAAGTTCGGCGAGCTGGTCGACGGTGAGGTTGCCTTCGAGCAGCTCTCGCAGGCTCTCCAAACCCTTTCGCCGGTCTTCGACCACGGCGACGAAATGCGAGAGGATATTGAATTCGGCAGCGCGGCCGTTCAGTTTTCCGCGGACGAAGTTCACTCGCTCTTCGATTCCGGCGGCGTCGTCGACGGCGAGCGCGCCGCCGTCGGGAACGGCCGCCGTGCCGGTGAATCCGATGATGTCGGCGTGTTCGGCGGCGAGGGTGAGCAGCCTGTCGCCGCGTCCGGCGATCATCAGCGGCGGGCCCGGTTTCTGCACCGTCGGCGGTTTGTGGTTTACGTCGGCATAGAGACGCTTGAGCTCTTTGATGGTGTTTTCGAGATGGTCGACGCGTTTTCCGGCGCGGGGGAACTCCATACCCGCCGCTTCGAATTCGGCTTTCACGTAACCGGCGCCCAGGCCGAGATCCAGCCTGCCCTCGGTGAACTGGTCCGTGCCGGTGACGTCGCGGGCCAGCAGCACCGGGTTGTAGAAGGCGGTGTTGATGACGAAGGTGTTGAGCCGGGGGCGGCTCGTCACTTCGGCGGCGAGCACGAGGGCCGGGAACGGCGGTGCCATGCCGAGATGGTCGGCCGCGCCGATCACGTCGAATCCGAGGTGCTCGGCCTTGCGGCACTTCCCGACCCACGCCGCACGGGTCTCCGGGACGACCATGTTGACGCCGAATTTGACCATGCGGCCACGGTACCGAGAGCGAAAGAAGAAGGCCTCATCCCCGGGAATGACTCCGGGGATGAGGCCCACTCCGACGTTCGGACGATCAGCCGAGACGCTGCTTGAGCGCCTCCAGCTCGTCACGCAGCGACGACGGGACCTTGTCGCCGATCTTCTCGAACCACTCCTCGATGAGCGGCAGTTCCTGGCGCCATTCTTCGGCGGAGACGTCGAGCGCGGCCTGGATGTCGGCCAGCGGCTCCTTGAGGCCGTCGGTGTCGAGGTCCTCGGCGTTCGGCACGAAACCGACCGGGGTCTCCTTCGCGTTGCCCTTGCCCTCGACGCGGTCGATGACCCACTTCAGGATCCGCGAG is a genomic window containing:
- a CDS encoding YciI family protein — its product is MPHYIGFIRSTTDSHDHLGPDEAQRVLESYLAWADERTKEGSFVGGGGLSRSGRVLRASGGEVGATDGPHTEATEIVGGYQVIEAADLDQAEKIFATHPHLAFGPIEVRKVGERGCED
- a CDS encoding YciI family protein, whose amino-acid sequence is MPKFVGLMTFPQNSEPVGERPAENGIERYFAWQEELRSSGKLVAAAGLDPESRVVRGGTITGGPFTEASEIVAGYLVVEAADLDEAAKLFETHPIAVDGVGMFVVSEIALELDTPREEHLSRFGLS
- a CDS encoding RNA polymerase sigma factor — encoded protein: MSRPAGVVEHLFRHSAGRIVATLARALGPERLDLAEEAVADALEQALRTWPQCGVPDNPQGWLFRAARNRAMDVVRREQTLRALLPRLVELDGHETGRRADDELVLMLLCCHPALPTVSQVALTLKTVGGLGVNEIAAALLTKPATVAQRLVRAKKWLRESGKPLSLPGPDALESRVDSVLAVLYLLFNEGYDATTGEVAVRGELCGEAIRLGRLLLAEPKTDLPRVRALVALMLLQGSRLPARVDREGDLLLLDEQDRDRWDHAMIAEGTRLFERACTGPEMSAYHVEAAIALCHSTASPPDWRRIVGLYDDLLALRPSPVARLNRAIALSMVDGAVAGIAELEAIEADLPDYTLLPAVLGALWLRAGDPARAAEHYRRALALPCSEPQRRFLTRRLTACAAAL
- the mctP gene encoding monocarboxylate uptake permease MctP, whose product is MTNIQWPELIIFTILFAVVTVLGFVASRWKAGNTLDHLDEWGLGGRKFGSWITWFLLGGDLYTAYTFVAVPALMFSAGAMGLFALPYTIIVYPIVLMPALRMWSVSRVRGYVTPADFVRGRFGSPTLALLIAITGIIATMPYIALQLVGLEAVLRTMGINGSGIVGHLPLLVAFIILAVYTYQSGLRAPALIAFVKDILIYLVIIVAIIYLPSKLGGWSAIFDAADAKFDKTPSQADGILLNANNQLQYATLALGSALALFLYPHSLTSVLASRGRSVIKRNMVALPAYSLVLGLLALLGYVAISASVSPITNNATGKPDTNTVVPVLFDTQFSSWFAGIAFAAIGIGALVPAAIMSIAAANLWTRNIYKEYIKKNATPGEEAKQAKLASLIVKFGAVAFILFIDPQFSIDLQLIGGVLILQTLPAVAISLYTRWFHRWGLIAGWVVGIGWGLVMLYNIPNPATGKAHFGGSALKLGDLSIFGWHPFSGSPVQIYVGFVALIANLLIAVIFTVIARQLKVFNGTDDTEAEDYHADEHDKDLREIGVH
- a CDS encoding DUF3311 domain-containing protein; amino-acid sequence: MASGKADGKVRGFQFSPWNLLLIIPLLVLITSLFNSDGPRLFGMPFFYWFQFVFVVVGVVCTWIVYVMTKDKPTSERPDRLSVDELDEGDVK
- a CDS encoding alpha/beta hydrolase, whose protein sequence is MKKLRYAVVIPAVAGTMLAGFTPAFAGPEAAGQQPLNSTNIPAKYADQKLDWHKCTASELPSAPPPGAENIECATYRAPRNWYKTNENIDLTIAVSRLAATSGKATASVITNPGGPGAPGRNFPARLRNQTKLRVNQEIIGLDPRGTGKSTNITCGNAIGTGSDLDPRDRSRANLNLILDATKYAADSCQVKSGELGPLINTAQTIRDIDLLRVLLGRDKINWVGYSAGTWMGAHYAQQFPTRTGRFLLDSATEFTTTWQNSFDWQPLGFERRWRQDFLPWIGKYDKVYGFGKTGEAARQTYEKVRFALTQNPVEVDGVPVSANALDSTIASYLYSKRNFTALADYLVNLKTLTEGSSTQQQKATAAQKVKAETVDGDGVIGPQPLFVPTDGDSYNASFWTIPCNEGKWTGNRQSVIRQSQKLIDRDLPLLGAGWLIQPCIFWKNKPVDLPKLDGRGVPPVLIVQSVNDPATPLEGATRAHRAFAGSRMITVTGEGDHGIYAGGNAGVDKVVEDYLVDGKVPNDQSLPGLPLPVPAGA
- a CDS encoding helix-turn-helix transcriptional regulator: MVRVPLTDEERERGERLGLALRDARAASSRSMVEVAAEAGISVETLRKIETGRIPTPAFFTVMAIADAVGLPLDVLRAAAEHGTSQVAEAS
- a CDS encoding EndoU domain-containing protein, giving the protein MGGGHAPGKGRRATSEFPAGWTDEQIIAVIKDVANDPSEPRVRLHNGRWRCAGERYGVHLIVLVEDNGNVKTGYPVAGPGVVRNPDTAADPANPTVADLAAGRISFFGDSLLDQISGRIAPDVLAFYRTLHWSGEWEELADVLVAHAMNENLRLGVDEYATLESLLNSFDLPIDGFLYLNDRAHTLAALRP
- a CDS encoding DUF6297 family protein, with the translated sequence MVTTKAPTHVPGRQRFGGLFNGDYQTFLALFGFGALFTAFQNLPKLRDFLFGQSVVDFPAVFGLLIVLCAMFWRGLLRRGFVWAEPAALTWMDFARVDRRRVVVKRMWTLWLGLVLVVGYTGALVTAIGGGSKDVWIAMSALTASGAILAAVTARRTAIRGETLAPVVLAVAGLAVAVAGWGAIAVEVLAVALFVVAVAVAFGGEPMSGAGRQELVDGWNARLLRAMAAVFMDPMLLIPESKPVPWLSLRRPTTLRLAWAGVLGRMRYAAASVVIACLVGVAHLAFPAIPVAPLFALGAYAALVPFVGGLGELWRNPGRRRWLGASDWELRLVNGLVIALLGLAWGLLLGLVTLTLGVVPAWPVWLAIPLAVVAASRTATRPPMNYDVSGGAAGFQALRGVDVLVVGAVLLSVIA
- a CDS encoding ABC transporter ATP-binding protein, which encodes MIDVRGLGVQAGEHWLFDGLDFEVEAGECAVIVGPNGVGKSTLLRCLYGTQTPQRGRVVVAGGKPDERDVSFRRKVSVLFDDSDFFAELTPLQHLELLEGSFGTDLGDFDALLADAGLSERAKVTAGKFSAGQRRRLLLLGATARPHDVLLLDEPERALDAAGKEWLTSLIKRSTEAGAAVVVATHHPPLLEAADSTLELW
- a CDS encoding LLM class F420-dependent oxidoreductase gives rise to the protein MVKFGVNMVVPETRAAWVGKCRKAEHLGFDVIGAADHLGMAPPFPALVLAAEVTSRPRLNTFVINTAFYNPVLLARDVTGTDQFTEGRLDLGLGAGYVKAEFEAAGMEFPRAGKRVDHLENTIKELKRLYADVNHKPPTVQKPGPPLMIAGRGDRLLTLAAEHADIIGFTGTAAVPDGGALAVDDAAGIEERVNFVRGKLNGRAAEFNILSHFVAVVEDRRKGLESLRELLEGNLTVDQLAELPTALVGTHEQIAEQILAHRERFGFTYFTVLEHNMDALAPVIESLRGQ